Within the Meleagris gallopavo isolate NT-WF06-2002-E0010 breed Aviagen turkey brand Nicholas breeding stock unplaced genomic scaffold, Turkey_5.1 ChrUn_random_7180001866232, whole genome shotgun sequence genome, the region gtttcaacacaacgcttccatctgttctccacttaagagaagcagtcctccctttctctccatcaaacGTGCTCTTCTccttctacagatcacagcagaacgagtctgcctgcgccagcggaagagctgcctgcatggaactgcagacgcagtcggctgtggtggaatttatCATCACCCACACTgacgtcctcttctgctccaagtCCGAATCcgacatggcagatggagcaggtgagtgtcttcctgcatgagcttTCTCTTGATCTGACACCTTGaccaaatgcaggccttctccaagaTCTTTGAATTACTCTTCTACTatcgaggggacagcagacttctgggcttagattagaatatggcatccagttgctgagaatgcgcaaacccaaacttgacaagaagaaaaccatcactGTCATTATGATGTCTTGCACGCAGGagaagcttgatgaaagtgtggcagcaaagctctctcagttccctgcccccattttctagggatttttttgcctgtttcgatacagtgagctgctcttaaTTACAACtgcgtcctttgccataaacacacctctgaccccatggttattttgagctcctcttcttccagtggctcagataagcaagtctgagaaaaattccACACCTCCCCCAGAactgcgatggccgtgctgctgctttctgatccttgctcttacctgtggttttatcttacagCGCATGGTTCTCTCTCAGCACCCAAGTGTGTGTGggtgtcttctgctgccacaaagctgctcagcttggaggaggcacaggcacagaggcgaggccacagcagctctcccctTGTGCCAGAGAGCGGGGACattgaagtggaagaaggccctgcagctgtacagggcaaattccacaCCGTCATCaactttccatccaaaaggtaaagaggacttccttCTCCAGTACCTGTCGTCATTGTTTGGGTGtgtttttatggtttttttttccccattatttcTAGTGCCCAAACTTGCAGAAACTAAGTTACGCTAATGGTgaggttttccagatttcagggccacgtgcctgaaaccaattccGGTTCTCCTCAAAGCAGAACTGTTGGTCAGACCTGCTGGCACTAGAAATTAAGCATGGCTTTGAGAAGAGGCTGATGGGGTGCTAATGTAAGAGTCAGAGATTCTTTTGAACTTCCTTTCTGGCTGCACGGTTCCTCAGCAAGCACTTACGCCTGCCAGCTCAATCAAAGCCACCCCTTagatgctgtcctgtacagctgtggagccttTGCTCACAAGCATTTTGCTTGACAGTGTTGAGGGGAATTTAGCCAGCAAGACTTCAGGGCTGAGCTATAGGAATGGAGCTATCCTCAACTCTTGGACACAGAGCGAGTTTCtaagctgtgtttctgcagagaCCGAGCAGTACTAGGAACAAACAACTGCTGCcaagagctcagtgcagctcttCCCTCACCCTGTACCACACACGACTCACAGCATtcactcttttctctctccagacaaaATCCAGCcagcaagatgaaggaatcaccagctggCTGTTGGTGTTGCTGGAGAAAACCATCCTCTGGGACCAAACGCCAACTGCAGCGCAATGCCAGGGAGCCCTCAGAGACAGAAGTCATGGTCCTGGCAGGTAAAGGTGCAAATCCAGCTTTCAGAACCCCGCTTTTCAGGAACACAGAATTCAAGCTTGCAGTGCGCTTGTATCTCCTTCTAGCGTTAAATCCCTGCCGCACAGCTTCAGTTCACCCCTGACCAAGAACCACTGTCATaattcagcttgtgaaagtTTGACACTAATCCTTGCGTATCCTTTCTAGGTGAATCGAGCTCTTGCCAACCCACAAGATCCAGGGCAAGTAGCAGTGATGCgctgtgtgcttccatcagtggAGAGCTCCTGGGAAGCACAAATCACTGCAGTTCAAACTGCAGCCTTCCAAGTAACAACAGTGATGGGGAGAAGGAGCTTGTGCAAGTTCATGTTCTGATTTCTCCCGGCTCTGCTGAAGACgctgacctgagcctgccagacaccacagtcaccagcctggactgtgacccagtgtctctgcagtgctgtccaTCCCAAACACGGGCTGAGCGCTCcgacagcagcacctccatgcaggagcaggtcagCATCAGTGAGGAGGAacagagcctcttggagggggaCTTACAATCATGTCTCCAGTCCCAggtgccacacagcagcacgaGCTCTGAGCCACCCTCTCCATGACAAGAGTAgatgattcccatctttacccggacctctcacgccctcctctcttttacaaaataataaaagcacgCTCGTGCTCAACCATCGccttgactgcctgtggagtcttcattcacgCAGATTGGGATGAATGCAAGAAGcaacaaggcacctcagcttgcaacgc harbors:
- the LOC109364530 gene encoding rho GTPase-activating protein 32-like; amino-acid sequence: MADGAAHGSLSAPKCVWVSSAATKLLSLEEAQAQRRGHSSSPLVPESGDIEVEEGPAAVQGKFHTVINFPSKRQNPASKMKESPAGCWCCWRKPSSGTKRQLQRNAREPSETEVMVLAGESSSCQPTRSRASSSDALCASISGELLGSTNHCSSNCSLPSNNSDGEKELVQVHVLISPGSAEDADLSLPDTTVTSLDCDPVSLQCCPSQTRAERSDSSTSMQEQVSISEEEQSLLEGDLQSCLQSQVPHSSTSSEPPSP